The Vibrio kanaloae genome has a window encoding:
- a CDS encoding AMP-binding protein: MTQTVSYISLSDLLSQKRAPESIVCFDDNSEITWQKFNDDLSQLVNLLSSSPVQRVAICAQDSYQFSVAFLACAVSHKHIILPGNYQPCALAELSEHFDCLLVDNSIGEVEVGNVRNIQNLLDSNTKAKQPLIDNLTTIDLAEIHLTLFTSGSSGTPKAINKTLEHLDIETAQLDKNWGELIKGHRVHSTVSHQHIYGLLFRILWPLCSGVPFARHNLEYPEQILSHANKQSVLISSPALLKRLKHESKTAQLAGIFSSGGPLPTESAHQSRSLLGHLPIEVFGSTETGGIAFRQQESAQTPWQLFDCLEASLNSENCIKLLSPYIDKNNWYQTADECEMVSDNQFILKGRTDRVIKIEEKRVSLVEVEKRLEQLPWISECVVIPFEEPDRLILASVLVLSDQGQATLVTMSRGKFWLMLRSELRKWLEPIAIPRKYRVVDEIPLNSQGKRLTSHIEQLIKS; this comes from the coding sequence ATGACACAAACCGTATCTTACATCTCGTTGTCTGATCTTCTCAGTCAAAAAAGAGCCCCTGAATCGATTGTCTGCTTTGACGACAATAGCGAGATTACGTGGCAAAAATTTAACGACGACTTATCTCAACTCGTAAACCTTTTATCTTCATCCCCTGTTCAACGAGTCGCGATTTGCGCCCAAGATAGTTACCAATTTTCGGTGGCCTTTTTGGCATGTGCCGTCAGCCACAAACACATCATATTGCCCGGTAACTATCAACCTTGTGCACTTGCCGAACTGAGTGAACATTTTGATTGCCTACTGGTCGATAACTCGATTGGTGAAGTTGAGGTGGGTAACGTTCGCAATATCCAAAACTTATTGGACTCAAACACCAAGGCAAAACAACCTCTAATCGATAACCTTACGACCATAGATTTGGCAGAAATCCATTTGACCCTATTTACGTCAGGTTCAAGCGGCACACCCAAGGCAATCAATAAAACACTAGAACACCTAGATATTGAGACTGCTCAGCTAGATAAGAACTGGGGAGAGTTGATCAAAGGTCATAGAGTTCACAGTACCGTCTCGCACCAGCATATCTATGGTTTGTTGTTCCGAATTTTATGGCCACTTTGTTCTGGTGTTCCATTTGCTCGACACAATCTTGAGTACCCTGAACAAATCCTATCTCACGCTAACAAACAGAGCGTGCTGATCAGTAGCCCTGCGCTACTCAAGCGATTAAAGCACGAGAGCAAAACCGCGCAACTTGCTGGTATTTTCTCTTCTGGTGGCCCGTTGCCAACCGAATCCGCTCACCAATCACGTAGCTTGCTCGGTCATTTACCTATCGAGGTGTTTGGCAGCACAGAAACAGGAGGCATCGCATTTCGCCAGCAAGAGAGCGCTCAAACGCCTTGGCAACTTTTTGACTGCCTTGAGGCCAGTCTCAACAGTGAGAATTGCATTAAGTTATTGTCGCCGTACATCGACAAAAACAACTGGTATCAAACCGCCGATGAGTGCGAAATGGTCTCGGATAATCAATTCATATTGAAAGGCCGAACCGATCGAGTCATCAAGATAGAAGAAAAACGAGTATCACTAGTTGAAGTCGAAAAGCGACTAGAACAACTGCCTTGGATAAGTGAATGTGTGGTGATTCCGTTTGAAGAGCCTGATCGCTTAATATTAGCGTCGGTTTTGGTATTATCAGATCAAGGCCAAGCAACACTCGTAACCATGAGCAGAGGTAAGTTCTGGTTGATGCTGCGTTCAGAACTCAGAAAGTGGTTAGAACCGATCGCTATCCCAAGAAAATACCGTGTTGTCGATGAGATCCCCCTCAACAGCCAAGGTAAGCGATTAACATCTCACATAGAACAGCTAATAAAATCATAG
- a CDS encoding acyl carrier protein has protein sequence MTQANQQEVYNQVKDALIELFELDAEDITPEAHLYLDLDLDSIDAVDLVVHLQNVTGKKIKPEEFKAVRTVNDVVESVIELLKDA, from the coding sequence ATGACACAAGCTAACCAACAAGAAGTATACAACCAGGTTAAAGATGCGCTTATTGAGCTGTTCGAGCTTGATGCTGAAGATATCACGCCTGAAGCTCATCTTTATCTAGATCTCGACCTAGACAGCATTGATGCGGTTGATTTGGTCGTTCACCTACAAAATGTAACCGGTAAGAAGATCAAGCCTGAAGAGTTCAAAGCAGTACGCACCGTTAATGACGTTGTTGAGTCTGTGATTGAACTATTGAAGGACGCGTAA
- a CDS encoding ApeI family dehydratase, with translation MDKRKPNIIAVDTVENESTLTLNVSADITDFKGHFKRFPILPGVTQIDWALHYAVQELNVPGFFKGMEVIKFQEPILPDSTIQLSLKWDADKDKLSFSYTSNNGEQTHSSGKMKLGEKSE, from the coding sequence ATGGATAAAAGAAAACCAAACATCATTGCTGTAGACACGGTAGAGAATGAATCGACCCTGACACTCAATGTTAGCGCAGACATCACCGATTTTAAGGGACACTTCAAACGCTTTCCTATTCTCCCCGGCGTCACGCAAATTGATTGGGCACTTCACTACGCTGTCCAAGAGCTAAACGTCCCTGGTTTCTTTAAAGGCATGGAAGTCATCAAGTTCCAAGAGCCGATCCTGCCCGACTCGACCATTCAGCTGTCACTCAAGTGGGATGCTGACAAAGATAAATTGAGCTTTAGTTACACGTCGAACAATGGCGAACAGACTCACTCTTCAGGCAAAATGAAGCTGGGAGAGAAAAGTGAATAG
- a CDS encoding phosphopantetheine-binding protein yields the protein METLHNELKQLIIDALNLEDMSIDEIETEAPLFGDGLGLDSIDALELGLAIKKKYNIVIDADDSNTRQHFASVENLANYISSQTNN from the coding sequence GTGGAAACATTACACAACGAACTGAAACAACTGATCATCGACGCATTGAACCTTGAAGACATGAGCATTGATGAGATTGAAACAGAAGCTCCACTATTTGGTGATGGATTGGGACTAGACTCTATCGATGCACTTGAACTTGGCCTTGCTATCAAGAAGAAGTACAACATTGTTATTGATGCCGACGACTCAAACACTCGCCAGCATTTTGCATCGGTAGAAAACTTAGCAAATTACATCTCATCTCAAACGAACAACTAG
- a CDS encoding COG4648 family protein, with protein sequence MRSLLTLLSAIILFTYPIAVYFGLNKFGLQTVGIVLAAIFAVRIFSAGQAKIRELKHLAWISGSAGIVLLALGLTFKQHGWLTYYPVIVNVCMLAVFASSLWQPQTIIERLARIQEPELPQSGIDYTRKVTKIWCLFFVINGSIALYTCFQPLEIWTLYNGLLSYMFAGLLFAGEWVVRQRIRQS encoded by the coding sequence ATGCGTTCTCTGCTGACTTTACTGTCGGCAATCATACTTTTCACTTATCCAATAGCGGTTTACTTTGGACTCAACAAGTTTGGCCTACAAACCGTTGGTATCGTCTTAGCCGCTATTTTTGCTGTCCGCATTTTCTCTGCTGGTCAGGCTAAAATCAGAGAGCTAAAACACTTAGCTTGGATCAGCGGAAGTGCTGGAATTGTTCTGTTGGCCTTAGGTTTAACCTTTAAACAGCATGGTTGGTTAACCTATTATCCCGTTATCGTTAATGTTTGCATGTTGGCTGTATTTGCTTCAAGCCTATGGCAACCTCAAACAATTATTGAACGCCTTGCTCGAATTCAAGAGCCTGAACTTCCGCAAAGTGGGATTGATTACACACGAAAAGTCACTAAGATTTGGTGCTTATTCTTTGTTATCAATGGCTCTATTGCCCTTTATACCTGCTTCCAACCTCTTGAAATATGGACCCTATACAACGGCTTACTCAGCTATATGTTCGCAGGGTTACTTTTTGCAGGAGAATGGGTGGTAAGACAGCGTATTCGTCAGAGTTAA